In bacterium, the DNA window ATCCAACACTAGAATTTCTGGGTTACCGTACAGCGCACGAGCAATGGCAATTCGCTGTTTTTGACCGCCGCTCACATTAATGCCGCCTTCGCCAAGGCGCGTATGAATACCATCTTTGGTCAATAAAAAATCGTACATGCGAGCTTTTTGCAGCACATCAATAATCATCGCTTCATCAAAATCACGTCCACAAATTACGTTTTCTGCTACCGTTCCATGAAATAAATAAACGTCTTGTGGAATATAGCCAATCTTGCGCCGCCAATGTTTCAAATTTTCTTGCGTAAGCCGCACGTCATCAATGTAAATACCACCTTCTTGTGGCACAAACAAACCCATAATAATATCGGCTATGGTGCTCTTGCCCGCACCACTTTCGCCAACAAAACCAACCCTCAAGCCTTTTTGTAAAACCAGATTCACCGCTTTGAGTACCTGCGCTTTAGGACCATACGCAAAAGAAAGATTCTTTAATTCGATGGTACGATCAAACGCGATATCTTGGTTGCCCAATTCTTCATAATCATGCTGCAAAAAATCATACACCGGTTGTAAGACATGTTTACTAAACATAATTTGATTATAGCCCGTTACCAATTTATTAATCGATGGCAAGAAACGATAAAAAGCAAGCGCATACATTGAAACCATAGGAATCACACATTGAGCATCATTGTAACGATCAACAACATACATAATTGCCGATACTAACAAAGAAAAACCTATCGTTTCTAAAATAAACCGCGGCAAGCCTTGCCACACAGCATTGACGGTATTTGCTCGCGCAAGGCCCAACGTTGCAACTGAAAAACGATCTTGAATAAGCTTGTTATTTGAAATCAACTTAAGAAATTTAAAATTACAAAAAGAAGCATTATACGTCATTCCTAATTGTTCGGAGTATTTTTTACTTTCAAGCCCTGCCTGCGTAATTTTGTGAGTAAAAGCCCTCAGAACAATAATTACTTTGGCAACAAGTACCATACTTAGCACAAGCGTCATCTTCCAATTGACATAAAACAACATGCTATAAATACAAATTATCGTAAAAATTTCTGCAAACATCATTAATAACGTAGAAATTATCTGCGTAATATTTGACGAATATGCCAAAATAACATGACTGATTGCCGTCGATGTCTTTTGCACAAAATCTCGATAGGTAAATTGTAGATAGCGCTCAAAGAGCCGACTAGCAAAATAATGCTGCCGCATGTGAGCAAATTTGTTGGTGTAATAAATATGCACCACATTTAATACCGCACGTACAAAATAAAAGGCCAATAAAACAAAACCTAACAAAAGTACCACATCGCTGGACTGCGAAAAACCAAACATATCATAGATTTTTCCAAGAATTCTACTTGTTGCTATGGAATGAAAATTGGTTGCTACTGAAATAAAAATCATGATTGCGGAAATGCTTAATGTTTCGACAACCGAAACAAGAATTGACGAAAGCAACAAAATACCAATAACTTTTTTGTCTCGTCGAGTAAAAAGCTTATTTAAAACACCAAACAAAGAACTCTTCATAACCCAAACTCCCATGCCTTTTCAAAAAGGACAAATGCGGTATGCTGTTTTTAAATAATTTCTCAAGAAAAAAGAGAATAAAATTGAGCATATCTCGTTCACGGAAAAAAGAAAGGCTATGTCATGAAGGGCCCTGTGATCTCGAATAAGAAAATTTTAGTAAC includes these proteins:
- a CDS encoding ABC transporter ATP-binding protein; this encodes MKSSLFGVLNKLFTRRDKKVIGILLLSSILVSVVETLSISAIMIFISVATNFHSIATSRILGKIYDMFGFSQSSDVVLLLGFVLLAFYFVRAVLNVVHIYYTNKFAHMRQHYFASRLFERYLQFTYRDFVQKTSTAISHVILAYSSNITQIISTLLMMFAEIFTIICIYSMLFYVNWKMTLVLSMVLVAKVIIVLRAFTHKITQAGLESKKYSEQLGMTYNASFCNFKFLKLISNNKLIQDRFSVATLGLARANTVNAVWQGLPRFILETIGFSLLVSAIMYVVDRYNDAQCVIPMVSMYALAFYRFLPSINKLVTGYNQIMFSKHVLQPVYDFLQHDYEELGNQDIAFDRTIELKNLSFAYGPKAQVLKAVNLVLQKGLRVGFVGESGAGKSTIADIIMGLFVPQEGGIYIDDVRLTQENLKHWRRKIGYIPQDVYLFHGTVAENVICGRDFDEAMIIDVLQKARMYDFLLTKDGIHTRLGEGGINVSGGQKQRIAIARALYGNPEILVLDEATSSLDNQTEEHIMDEIYQVDRNKTLIIIAHRLSTIERCDVVYKVDGGCVTQVRAQIVTGDLLQSPVGATADY